The Arachis ipaensis cultivar K30076 chromosome B07, Araip1.1, whole genome shotgun sequence genomic interval TCTTCATCCCTTATTCTCTTCTTTGGGTCGTCTGGCCTGTCTGCTAGGTATCTGTCAAGTCGGCCTTCTCTGGCCAACTTTTCGATGACATTATTTAGGTCGTAACATTCATTAGTGGAATGCCCGTACAATTTATGGTACTCACAATATTCGGTCCGACTTCCAGCTTTCTTATGTTTAATCGGACGAGGAGGTGGAATCTTTTCTGTATGACATATTTCTCTGTAAACATCGAACAAGGAAACCCTTAGAGAGGTATAGTTGTGATACTTTCGAGGCTTTTCTATATTTTGttcctcttttttcttgggtTCCCTCTCTTTGTCCCGAGTTTGATAGTAGGGCAAGTTAGACCACGAAGGAGGTTCCCTAAGTCGGGAGTTTTCCTCCATATTGAAGTACTTTTCTGCCCTCTGTTGAATTTCAATTAGGGAGGTTGGGTATCTCTTAGATATTGACTGAGAGAATGACCCTTCTCTAAGGTCATTAACCAGACCCATAATTATGGCTTCGGTTGGTAGACTCTGAATTTCCAGGCaagttttgttgaatctttccatatagtcTCGAAGGGTTTCCCTGACATCCTGATTTACCCCTAGCAGGCTCGGGGCGTGCTTCGTTTTGTCTTTatggatggagaatctggtaaAAATATTTTCTTGCCAAGTCGTCGAAACTAGTGACCGACCTGGGGGGCAAGCTATCAAACCATTTTATTGCAGCCTTGGTTAAAGTAGTTGGGAAGACTTTGCAATGAACGAGTGGTGTCAGAGGCGTCGGCTAAGTACATTCTGCTCCTAAAATTACTGAGATGGTGGCTCGGGTCAGACGTTCCGTCACAGAGATCCATGTCGGGAGATTTGAAGTTCCtaggaactttagctttcatgatttcttttgtgAACGGATCTTGCCCTCCCAAGGAACTTTCATCACGCTCCGCCCGATTATTCCTCCTTTGTATATCAGCTTCCAATTTTCGTAGCTTGTTTCCTAACTCCTTTCGTCGCCTTACTTCTTTTTGCAAATCCCGTTCTGCTTCCCGTTGTCGTTCAGCCTCGTGTTCGAGCTGTTGTAGTCGATCCCCTTGGCCATGAACGAGATCTAGGATCTCGGTCGCATGAGGTTGGTCCTCAGCCTCGGGATGGTGGACCTCAAACTGGATCCTCCTTGTTTGAGGATTTCCTGAGCTCCCTTCCCCGTGGGGGCCATGGTGTGGTGGGGGAGGCGGAAGTAAGAGGGCTTGGTCTTCTTGCTGGTCTTCTCGCTCAGATTCAGATGCCGTATAGCCATCTCTGCGCTCGTGGTCTGCCATTTGTCAGAGGGTGAATCCCAGgtccccaacaacggcgccaatgttccgagggttacctgaaatgttGATTTAGGCCTGAACGTGAGGTCTAGGTCCCTTTGAGTGGTaacgtccgacctctttggtgccgAGATGCCGCctgtccgagttcctcgtgaggaggtgggggtggtatctgaaagagactccgatgcttaagttggCAAGGGCTTTAAGCATGTTTTTAGTAGAGTAGAACATGAATATACCTGAGGGGTgttagtatatttatagtagagtagatAACCATCTTTGTTGGATTAGTTCTATCTTTTCTGATAGATAAGCGTTCCCTTTATCTTTGGAGTTTGTTGGGATCTACCTTATAGATGAGATAGAGATAGTAGGAGAGATTAAAGGAGGCAGTTACTTGTTAAGTCGAGCAGAGCTAGACCTCCACGTCATTGCAGGAGGTCGGGTTTATAGTGAAGTCTACCTTATTAGTGGGCCATTTTGGTCTTCTTGGGTCTGGCTTTTATTTATTGAGCGAGGGTATgaacaggtaccaccccccacctCTTCATGAGGAACTCGGACAGGTGATGCATCAGCATCAACCAGTCAGACACTGCCATACAAAGGGATATGGACCTCACATTCATGCCCAAATCGACGTTTCAGGTAACCATCAGAACACTAATACTTgttctaaaattttattttcgtatagggtaaagtactaaattaatTCTCTACGTTTGGACGTAatcctgttttggtccttaaggtttaaagtgtcctatttgaatccagaaaagtttcatttagcttcaatttagtcTCACTATGaggtcaaagataaataattaacgaaatgtcctacatgacagcaatataagaacaaggtcgataatttgAAAAATAGGTACAAGATccaaaggcacaaaatcaaccgtggatgcatcaatacatgtatttaacattttttttagttttatagaaaatattttattttaattataagaaaaatgataaataaatgtattgatgcatccacggttgattttgtacctctggagcttgtacttattctctagattatcgaccttgttcttatactgctgtcatgtaggatattttgttaattatttatctttgactTCCGATAGgactaaattgaagctaaatgaaacttttttgtatTCAAATAGGACAAtctaaaccttaaggaccaaaacagaattacgcccaaacgtaagggaccaatttaatactttactcttttcGTATAAATTTACATATGTTTAAATTGATTAAATATGTGATTATTTCattgagaaataaaaaaatacttttgcATGAAATATTTAAACCTCAAATTACTTTTAGTTCTTCAATAGATCTTTTAAATAAAGGTCACTTAAAAATAGGTATTTTTTCAAAAGTTCCTCCAAATGAATTCAATAATACAAAAgaaaatgcaatttatgtttttggAGACTATTAGAACAATTGCCTTTTTTTACTTTTAGGGAACGTTCTAGctaatttctatttttttccaACTAAAATGTTGACCTTTAACATTGTCCCTTTGTGTTAAcaagaataaattttaaattcaaaacttCAAACATACTtgaactcttcaccaatcaccattAACACAATCTAAAAACATTACTGGTTTCCATTATTCTGCCTATTCGTTTAGCAAAGAACAAACATAAATCGAACAATTGATCATTTGTGGGGGAAAAGAGGGACTAAATGTATatagaataaattaccatttgtatccatgaaagatACAGACGCTGAAAAATGTACCCATACAAGAATAAAACAACAATTGTAACTATAGAAGATGCCTTATGTGTGCCAAAAGTACACTAACAGATCAATTGCGTAACCAACGTCCGGGTACTTTTGGCACACGAAGGTCATCTTCCGTAATTAcaattattgttttatttttgcaTGGATACATTTGTCCGCGTCtatatcttttatgggtacaaatgataatttattcaaTGTATATAATACTGATTACGATAGAGGTACCACAATCAGATGCCTCTCTTAATGCAATGCACTTTTATTGTGAGGCGGACATATGTTTCGCCAGTGTTAGTCTGCATTAATCAGTGAAGACCTATATTAAATATCATTATCACTAACCTCCAAGTGCTCAATCCCAACAGAAGCCTGGCAAAAGAAATTAAGAAAGTGTTGGCACCCAAAAATTGCTTCAAGAAACAGCTGAGGAAATCTTAGTTATTAGATTTTAGTAGGCTGATGAATAGATAATGGTCGCTAACAAAAAAAACATATTCTTATATGGGATGGCACATTCTTGCTCATTTGAAGAACCAGGTCTGGTTCAAGAGACTCGCACTACTCGGGAAAAAAAACCACTTGCAGTGTAGATGTGTATATTGGTGTGTGTAGTGTCGATGTGACAATCGAAGTTTACGCAATTAAGGTCGAATATTCTATTCCCAATGGGATTTTAATTTCTAGTAGCGACATATGAAAACAACTATTTGTATTCTGAAGCTTGATGGCTAATATTTATATTCATGATTATTTTTCACCTCCATTTACCCTGATGCCAAACTATGTTAAGGTGAAGCAATTTACGGGAAGCAATTACTCCAAATTTTTCGGAGAAGAAATGGGAAGTTCTTGGAACAGTTTTCTATCAAGCGAACAATTTTCTATCTTTGTAAGATTTAATTGTGCCTAAAGCCGCAGATATCTCTACACCTAAGTTGCAGAAACAACAACGGCGAGAACAAAGTCAATAGAGTAATCGCCACTAGGCAAGAAGACTATTCACATGTTGGCAAACTAAGACCTATAACTAATTCAGAAACGTAGCAAAGAAGAAATACCCATCCATCCATATCTACAAATCAGAATCTGTCGCAACTTCCTCACTTCTACATTGCTGTGGCATAAGCCGCCTTCTCTTTGCAGCTTGTTCCTCACAAATATCAAGTGCCGTGCCATCAATCATTTGACCATCATTATCACAAGTGGCCTTGTCATCAACTATCTTACCGTTGTCATAGATGACCTTGTCATCACCGGTCTGATCACCACAAGTGACCTTGTCATCAGCCATCTGACCATCACCACAAGTAGCTTTGTAGTCAACTGCATGACCATCCTCACTAGCGACCTTGTCATCAGCCATCTGACCATCTTCACCAGTGACCTTGTCCTCAACCATCTGATCATCACACGTGACCTTGTCGTCAACCACATCACCATCCTCACTAGTGAACTTGTGATTAACCATAGGACCGTCCTCACAAGCAACAAAGTCATCAACCATCTTAACATTCTCACATGTGACATTGTCACCAACCGTATGATTGTCACAGGTGACCATGTCATTATTCATCTGGCCATTGTTGCAAGTGACCTTTTCATCAATCATCTGACCATCATCACAAGTGACCTTGAGATCTCCCATCTGGTTACCATGACAATTCGTATTCAAGTCTTGAACAATTCCGGTGAGAGAGGCAATTGGCAAATTGTTATCACCAGAGACAGGAACATCTGTTAAATATTCCGGGTTTTTCATTGGTGGATGACGATTTATTTGACCAAGGTCAGCTTCATTTCCAATAGGGCAATTTTCAACAATCCCTATGTCATCTTCAGAATCATCAGAGCCACCACTTGATCCATCTAAAGAAGACTCGGCCATGTTATGCTCGGTATGCAAAGAGGTAACTGATCTATGACAAGTGTCATCTCCATAATCCCTAGGTAAATATGGCAAGGAACAAGCTTGAGGAGTAACTGCCGCTGCTTGCTGGAAGTTGGGATCTGAAGGCAAATACATATATTGTTCGCCAAGATCTGCATCCTCCTATTTTAAATACAAAGACGAAGCAGGAGGAACAGGATCAATATTACGACAACAATGTAGAAAAATAAGATATTAGACCTAATTGCTAATTTAGATATTTTACACATCATTCAATGGTAATATTAAGAAGTGTACCCCACCAGGGGAAAAGTCCCATCCCATAAGATACGTAACAGACCCCCTATATGACCATAGGGTGGAACATAATCAATTTCAAGACTACAAATGCACATGCAGACAAAGTTGAGTAGATACCTCCATTGAAAATATAGAACCATTGAATCGATAA includes:
- the LOC107606207 gene encoding uncharacterized protein LOC107606207, with amino-acid sequence MEEDADLGEQYMYLPSDPNFQQAAAVTPQACSLPYLPRDYGDDTCHRSVTSLHTEHNMAESSLDGSSGGSDDSEDDIGIVENCPIGNEADLGQINRHPPMKNPEYLTDVPVSGDNNLPIASLTGIVQDLNTNCHGNQMGDLKVTCDDGQMIDEKVTCNNGQMNNDMVTCDNHTVGDNVTCENVKMVDDFVACEDGPMVNHKFTSEDGDVVDDKVTCDDQMVEDKVTGEDGQMADDKVASEDGHAVDYKATCGDGQMADDKVTCGDQTGDDKVIYDNGKIVDDKATCDNDGQMIDGTALDICEEQAAKRRRLMPQQCRSEEVATDSDL